In Listeria monocytogenes, the following proteins share a genomic window:
- the argF gene encoding ornithine carbamoyltransferase: MTMYAKNNTAGKDMLSLLEWNKEELTDIIKLAVAMKTNPAHYSHILSGKILGMIFDKPSTRTRVSFEAGILQLGGQAIVMSSKELQIGRGEPIKDTAHVMSEYIDAIMIRTFSHEKVEELAYHAEIPIINGLTDLHHPCQALADLMTIYEWKDQLEGVKLAYIGDGNNVCHSLLLAGAMVGLDIRLAMPKGYEVDETILATAENLAKESGAKIFVTVDPKHAVADADFIYTDVWTSMGQEEENAKRLADFGEKYQVNAELASVAKPDYHFLHCLPAHREEEVTAEIIDGNHSVIYQQAGNRLHAQKALLAAILEAK, encoded by the coding sequence ATGACAATGTATGCGAAAAATAATACAGCTGGTAAAGATATGCTCAGCTTGCTTGAATGGAATAAAGAAGAATTGACGGATATCATTAAATTAGCTGTTGCAATGAAAACGAATCCAGCTCACTATAGTCATATTTTAAGCGGGAAAATTTTAGGAATGATCTTTGATAAGCCTTCTACTAGAACACGGGTTTCTTTTGAAGCTGGGATTCTGCAATTAGGTGGACAAGCGATAGTGATGAGTTCAAAGGAATTGCAAATCGGGCGTGGTGAACCGATTAAAGATACGGCGCATGTGATGTCAGAATATATTGATGCAATTATGATCCGGACATTTAGTCATGAAAAAGTAGAAGAATTGGCGTATCATGCAGAAATTCCGATTATTAATGGATTAACTGATTTGCACCATCCATGCCAGGCGTTAGCGGATTTAATGACTATTTATGAATGGAAAGATCAGTTGGAAGGTGTCAAACTAGCTTATATTGGTGATGGTAACAATGTATGCCATTCTTTACTGTTAGCAGGTGCCATGGTTGGACTAGATATTCGTCTTGCAATGCCAAAAGGGTACGAAGTCGATGAAACAATTTTAGCAACGGCGGAGAATCTGGCGAAAGAAAGTGGTGCCAAGATTTTCGTTACGGTAGACCCGAAACATGCAGTGGCAGATGCGGACTTTATTTATACAGATGTTTGGACAAGCATGGGGCAAGAAGAGGAAAATGCGAAACGTTTAGCGGATTTTGGCGAAAAATATCAAGTGAATGCGGAGTTAGCTAGCGTTGCTAAGCCAGATTATCATTTCTTACATTGTTTACCAGCGCACCGAGAAGAAGAAGTGACAGCTGAGATCATTGATGGCAATCACTCGGTTATTTATCAACAAGCAGGAAATAGACTTCATGCGCAAAAAGCGTTGCTAGCAGCCATTTTAGAAGCAAAATAA
- a CDS encoding acetylornithine transaminase, with protein MNYVFPTYNRFPVDLIKGTGTVVTDVFGKTYLDFTSGIAVCNLGHCPENVTEAVQRQLTNIWHTSNLYECALQDSVAELIADGKDRLVFFCNSGTEANEAALKLARKYTGKEKIITFEKSFHGRTFGSMSATAQAKIHQGFGGLVPGFTYVPYNDIEAFRAEIDEHTAAVMLEVIQGEGGVIPANAAFLLEVQLLCKKMGVLLIIDEVQTGLGRTGTLYGFEQIGLDPDIFTLAKGLGNGLPIGAMVGKANLSSAFGPGSHGSTFGGNKLALAAAKEILLTMKQMGFLEEVNAKADYFRNLLEVHLEALDSVSVIRGGGFLIGIELESTAEPVVTELRDKGLLILTAGANVLRILPPLTVSYAEIDQAIYLLKSVLENQLIGSEEG; from the coding sequence ATGAACTATGTCTTTCCAACGTATAATAGATTCCCCGTTGATTTAATAAAAGGTACGGGTACAGTTGTAACGGATGTATTTGGTAAAACATATCTTGATTTTACAAGTGGTATCGCTGTTTGCAATCTAGGTCATTGCCCGGAGAACGTCACAGAAGCAGTACAACGACAACTAACGAATATTTGGCATACATCGAATTTATATGAATGTGCTTTGCAAGATAGTGTCGCAGAATTAATTGCTGATGGTAAAGACAGATTAGTTTTCTTTTGTAATAGCGGAACAGAGGCAAATGAAGCAGCGCTCAAATTAGCTAGAAAATATACCGGAAAAGAAAAAATAATTACCTTTGAGAAATCTTTCCACGGACGTACTTTTGGTTCGATGTCAGCTACAGCCCAAGCTAAAATTCATCAAGGGTTCGGGGGACTTGTTCCTGGCTTCACTTACGTCCCTTATAACGACATCGAAGCTTTCCGAGCAGAAATCGATGAACATACAGCAGCAGTCATGTTAGAAGTGATTCAAGGGGAAGGTGGCGTCATCCCAGCAAATGCAGCCTTTCTTTTAGAGGTTCAATTGCTTTGCAAAAAAATGGGGGTATTATTAATTATTGATGAAGTGCAGACTGGGCTTGGGCGAACGGGGACGCTTTATGGGTTTGAGCAGATTGGTTTAGATCCAGATATTTTCACTTTAGCAAAAGGGCTTGGAAATGGCTTGCCGATTGGAGCGATGGTCGGAAAAGCGAATCTAAGTAGTGCTTTTGGGCCGGGAAGTCATGGCTCTACTTTCGGAGGAAATAAATTGGCACTTGCGGCGGCTAAAGAGATATTACTGACAATGAAACAAATGGGATTTTTAGAAGAAGTAAATGCCAAAGCAGACTATTTTAGAAACTTGTTAGAAGTGCATTTAGAGGCGTTGGATAGTGTTTCTGTCATTCGTGGTGGAGGATTTCTTATAGGCATAGAACTTGAAAGTACCGCAGAACCAGTTGTAACGGAGCTTAGAGATAAAGGGTTGTTAATACTAACTGCGGGGGCAAATGTGCTACGAATCTTACCACCTTTAACCGTCAGTTATGCAGAAATCGATCAAGCTATATATTTATTGAAAAGTGTTTTGGAAAACCAATTGATTGGGAGTGAAGAGGGATGA
- the argB gene encoding acetylglutamate kinase, producing MENTIVIKLGGVASDNLTEGFFRQITEWQAANKKIVLVHGGGHYITKMMEALAIPVETKNGLRITNKAALEVTKMVLIGQVQPAITTAFQKRNISVIGLNAGDTGLLEADRLSDTDLGLVGKITKVKTNLIEQLLSENIITVIAPLGINSEHDWLNVNADTAACEVASALHAEALYLLTDVPGVKNGSEIINEIATAEIEKLQKTGVIKGGMIPKLASAAFAAENGVDQVIITNSLETIGTKIKSKVAIG from the coding sequence GTGGAAAACACGATAGTAATAAAACTCGGTGGTGTTGCAAGCGACAATTTAACAGAAGGTTTTTTTCGACAAATTACAGAGTGGCAAGCAGCGAATAAGAAAATTGTCCTCGTTCATGGCGGCGGTCATTATATTACAAAAATGATGGAAGCCCTCGCTATTCCAGTCGAAACGAAAAATGGTCTACGAATCACCAACAAAGCAGCCCTCGAAGTAACAAAAATGGTTTTAATTGGTCAAGTTCAGCCAGCTATTACGACTGCTTTTCAAAAACGAAATATCTCGGTCATTGGCTTAAACGCTGGAGATACAGGTTTACTGGAAGCAGATAGGTTAAGTGACACTGATTTAGGTTTGGTTGGTAAAATCACAAAAGTAAAAACAAATTTAATTGAGCAATTGCTTAGCGAAAATATTATCACCGTGATTGCGCCCCTTGGTATAAATAGTGAACACGATTGGCTCAATGTTAATGCGGATACAGCCGCCTGTGAGGTAGCAAGCGCACTCCATGCAGAAGCGCTCTATTTACTAACAGATGTTCCAGGAGTAAAAAATGGCTCAGAAATTATCAACGAAATAGCCACAGCAGAAATTGAAAAGCTGCAAAAGACTGGCGTAATCAAAGGCGGAATGATTCCTAAATTAGCAAGTGCCGCTTTTGCCGCTGAAAATGGTGTTGACCAGGTGATTATTACAAATTCCCTTGAAACAATAGGTACAAAAATAAAAAGCAAGGTGGCGATAGGATGA
- the argJ gene encoding bifunctional glutamate N-acetyltransferase/amino-acid acetyltransferase ArgJ produces the protein MELIKGNIASPKGFYADGKHAGLKRKRNDIGWIYSEVPANAAAVYTMNQMQAAPIFVTKDSFQSSAKLQAIIVNSGNANACTGNQGMLDALAMRAQTAEKLDIPLDYVAVASTGIIGDMLPMDKINAGIEMLEKQTGNAADFEEAILTTDTFQKQISFQTEIGGKTVTMSGVAKGSGMIHPNMATMLAFITTDAAIPAELLQKLLKIKVDKTFNQITVDGDTSTNDMVVVMANGCAENPKLQEGTADFAKFADMFQAVTEHLAKSIARDGEGATKLIEVQVNGATKTEDARMIAKKIVSSSLVKTAAFGGDGNWGRIICAIGYSGGRFAPDNITIKIGGIEILNHSSQTIFNQQALDAYLEEEHIVIEVDLHIGLESGTAWGCDLSYEYVKINACYRT, from the coding sequence ATGGAACTTATTAAAGGAAATATCGCCTCGCCAAAGGGCTTTTATGCGGATGGAAAGCACGCGGGATTAAAGAGAAAACGAAATGATATTGGTTGGATTTATTCAGAAGTTCCAGCAAATGCAGCTGCTGTTTATACGATGAATCAAATGCAAGCGGCACCGATTTTTGTAACGAAAGACTCTTTTCAAAGTAGTGCAAAGTTACAAGCAATTATTGTGAATAGCGGGAATGCCAATGCATGCACAGGGAATCAAGGGATGCTAGATGCACTTGCGATGCGGGCTCAAACGGCAGAAAAGTTAGATATTCCACTTGATTACGTAGCCGTTGCGTCCACGGGGATTATTGGCGATATGCTACCGATGGACAAAATCAACGCGGGAATTGAGATGCTAGAAAAGCAAACCGGAAATGCGGCCGATTTTGAAGAAGCGATTTTAACGACGGATACATTTCAAAAACAAATCAGTTTTCAAACAGAAATTGGTGGTAAAACAGTGACAATGTCAGGAGTGGCAAAGGGATCCGGGATGATACATCCTAATATGGCGACAATGCTCGCTTTTATTACGACAGATGCTGCCATTCCAGCTGAATTATTGCAAAAATTACTAAAAATAAAAGTAGATAAAACTTTCAATCAAATAACGGTAGACGGTGATACATCTACCAATGATATGGTGGTAGTCATGGCGAATGGCTGTGCAGAAAACCCGAAGCTTCAGGAAGGGACAGCGGATTTTGCAAAATTTGCGGATATGTTTCAAGCGGTAACGGAGCACCTTGCTAAAAGCATCGCGCGAGACGGCGAGGGAGCGACAAAACTAATCGAAGTGCAAGTAAATGGCGCTACAAAAACAGAAGACGCAAGAATGATTGCTAAAAAAATTGTTTCTTCTAGTCTCGTGAAAACGGCAGCTTTTGGTGGAGATGGGAACTGGGGACGTATTATTTGCGCGATTGGCTATTCAGGTGGCAGATTTGCACCAGATAATATTACGATTAAAATTGGCGGGATTGAAATTCTGAATCATAGCAGCCAAACCATTTTTAATCAACAAGCGCTAGATGCCTATTTAGAAGAAGAGCATATTGTTATCGAAGTTGATCTTCATATCGGGCTTGAATCAGGTACGGCTTGGGGTTGCGACTTGAGTTATGAATATGTCAAAATCAATGCTTGTTACCGGACGTAA
- the argC gene encoding N-acetyl-gamma-glutamyl-phosphate reductase yields the protein MKVSIIGATGYGGLELIRLLHQHASVDIATLHSFSAQSETLATFYPHLKDLEASPLEKINPTEIIEKSDTVFIATPSGIAKDIALPYVDAGLNVIDLSGDFRLKDRQLYEKWYGKSAAPTEYIAKAEYGLAEFREKKETTFIANPGCYATATLLGLAPLTKNKLIDPTSIIVDAKSGISGAGKVPSASTHFTETNENMTLYKMNSHQHIPEIMQQLTKWDESIPAIQFSTSLIPITRGIFTTIYVKPKNPITQKELHTLYESTYENAPFVRIQPENVYPTVKQVTASNYCDIGLAYNEKTNVITIVSVIDNLVKGAAGQAIQNLNIMANFAESDGLRFIPVYP from the coding sequence ATGAAAGTTTCCATTATAGGCGCGACAGGCTACGGAGGGCTTGAGTTAATTCGCTTGCTTCATCAACATGCTTCGGTAGACATAGCGACGTTACATAGTTTTTCCGCTCAATCAGAAACACTTGCAACCTTTTATCCTCATTTAAAAGATTTAGAAGCTAGCCCCTTAGAGAAAATAAATCCAACAGAAATCATCGAAAAAAGTGATACCGTTTTTATTGCCACGCCTTCTGGAATCGCCAAAGATATTGCACTGCCTTATGTAGATGCGGGTTTGAATGTCATTGATTTATCTGGGGACTTTCGATTAAAAGACAGGCAACTTTACGAAAAGTGGTACGGAAAAAGCGCGGCGCCAACCGAGTATATCGCTAAGGCGGAATATGGTTTAGCAGAATTCCGTGAAAAGAAAGAAACTACTTTCATTGCGAATCCTGGGTGTTATGCAACTGCAACATTGTTAGGTCTCGCGCCACTTACAAAGAATAAGTTGATTGATCCCACATCCATTATTGTAGATGCTAAATCAGGTATTTCCGGCGCAGGAAAAGTGCCCTCTGCAAGTACACATTTCACAGAAACCAATGAAAACATGACACTTTATAAAATGAATTCTCATCAACATATTCCAGAAATAATGCAACAATTAACTAAATGGGATGAAAGTATCCCGGCAATTCAATTTTCTACTTCATTAATTCCTATTACAAGGGGAATCTTCACAACCATCTACGTTAAACCCAAAAATCCTATCACCCAAAAAGAGTTACATACGCTTTACGAATCCACCTACGAGAATGCTCCATTTGTCCGAATCCAACCAGAAAATGTATATCCGACTGTCAAACAAGTGACAGCATCGAATTACTGCGACATAGGTCTTGCTTATAATGAAAAAACGAATGTGATTACTATCGTTTCTGTGATTGATAATTTAGTCAAAGGGGCGGCTGGTCAGGCCATTCAAAATTTAAACATAATGGCGAATTTTGCTGAAAGTGACGGATTAAGGTTTATTCCGGTATATCCGTGA
- the thiI gene encoding tRNA uracil 4-sulfurtransferase ThiI — protein sequence MEFDRMLIRYGELSTKGKNRKQFVTKLAQNVKRAMTDLPEVRIHGERDRMYIILNGADYQLAEERLKPIFGIQSFSPAVRVNLDLEEVKAAALALVQDAHEENGTFKVAARRSHREFPLDSNEINQEIGAHVLQNIEDLTVNVKNPDVKLTIDVRKEGVFLSCRTILGAAGLPVGSSGRAMLMLSGGIDSPVAGYLAQKRGVEIEAVHFHSPPYTSEQAKQKAIDLAAKLAKYSGQVQMHIVPFTEIQEVIKQQIPESVIMTVTRRMMLRITDELRRKRNGLAIVNGESLGQVASQTLESMLAINAVTATPIIRPVVSMDKNEIIQIAQKIDTYNLSVQPFEDCCTIFTPPSPKTKPKLDKIEHYESFTDFDALIAKALDNIETISVNVAETVQVKDEFADLF from the coding sequence TTGGAATTTGATCGTATGTTAATTAGATACGGAGAATTATCTACAAAAGGAAAAAACAGAAAACAATTTGTGACAAAGTTGGCGCAAAACGTCAAACGTGCAATGACTGATTTGCCGGAAGTTCGCATTCACGGAGAACGTGACCGAATGTATATTATTTTAAATGGGGCAGATTATCAGCTCGCAGAAGAACGGTTGAAACCGATTTTCGGGATTCAATCATTTAGCCCGGCGGTCCGCGTCAATTTAGATTTAGAGGAAGTAAAAGCTGCTGCACTTGCTTTAGTACAAGATGCGCACGAGGAGAATGGAACATTTAAAGTCGCAGCAAGACGTAGCCACCGCGAGTTTCCACTTGATTCTAATGAAATAAATCAAGAAATCGGTGCCCATGTCCTACAAAATATAGAAGATTTAACCGTCAATGTGAAAAATCCAGATGTAAAACTAACCATTGATGTGCGCAAAGAAGGCGTATTCTTATCATGTCGGACGATTCTTGGGGCAGCAGGTCTGCCTGTAGGTTCATCGGGTCGTGCAATGTTAATGCTTTCAGGTGGTATCGATAGCCCAGTTGCTGGTTATTTAGCTCAAAAACGTGGTGTAGAAATTGAAGCAGTTCATTTCCACAGCCCACCGTATACAAGTGAACAAGCGAAACAAAAAGCGATTGATTTGGCTGCAAAATTGGCTAAATACAGCGGACAGGTACAAATGCACATCGTTCCGTTTACAGAAATTCAAGAAGTGATTAAACAACAAATTCCTGAGAGTGTGATTATGACCGTAACTCGTCGAATGATGCTCCGAATTACAGATGAGCTGCGCCGCAAGAGAAATGGTTTAGCTATTGTTAATGGCGAGAGTTTAGGGCAAGTTGCCAGCCAAACATTAGAAAGTATGCTAGCGATTAACGCCGTAACAGCGACACCAATCATTCGCCCAGTCGTATCCATGGATAAAAATGAAATTATTCAAATCGCACAAAAGATTGATACGTATAACTTATCAGTGCAACCATTTGAAGATTGCTGTACCATTTTCACGCCACCATCTCCAAAAACAAAACCAAAACTAGATAAAATCGAGCATTACGAAAGTTTCACAGATTTCGATGCGCTAATTGCAAAAGCTTTAGACAACATCGAAACTATTTCTGTAAATGTAGCGGAAACTGTGCAAGTGAAAGATGAGTTTGCTGATTTATTTTAA
- a CDS encoding cysteine desulfurase family protein has protein sequence MIYFDNSATTKPNAAVLETYTKVASNYFANPSSLHRFGAKSKELLDTSRKQIATMVGALPEEIIFTSGGTEGNNLAIKGLVYSYQNRGKHIVTSSIEHPSVRMVMEELEQEGFTVTYLPVDKNGVIKMEALKAALTDETILVSIMGVNNEVGSIQPLHEIGEMLKLLEHTFFHVDFVQGIGKIPLALNENAIDLLTFSGHKFHALRGTGILFKRKNVHLHSEILGGGQEMGYRSGTENLAGNVALAKALRLTLENEPRKEALIEIRDYLLTEIAQMPDMTVHTKQSVAAPHIVCFSAKGHRGEILVHALEKEDIYISTTSACSSKQKLASSTLKAMGVTDEEATGAVRVSLSYENRLSEAKIFIQKLQEIIENLNKVVK, from the coding sequence ATGATTTATTTCGATAATAGTGCGACAACAAAGCCAAATGCAGCCGTACTTGAAACATATACAAAGGTAGCAAGTAATTATTTTGCTAATCCTTCTTCGCTTCACCGTTTTGGCGCTAAATCAAAAGAACTGCTTGATACATCAAGAAAACAAATTGCTACGATGGTGGGCGCTTTGCCAGAAGAAATTATTTTCACATCCGGTGGGACAGAAGGGAATAATTTAGCGATTAAAGGGCTAGTTTATAGTTACCAAAATCGCGGGAAACATATTGTTACCTCTAGCATCGAGCATCCTTCTGTTCGTATGGTAATGGAAGAACTTGAGCAGGAAGGTTTTACTGTCACGTATTTACCAGTAGATAAAAACGGCGTCATCAAGATGGAAGCATTGAAAGCTGCACTCACAGATGAAACGATTTTAGTGTCTATTATGGGCGTGAACAATGAGGTGGGAAGCATCCAACCACTGCACGAAATTGGCGAAATGCTAAAATTGCTTGAACATACTTTCTTTCATGTAGATTTCGTTCAAGGTATCGGAAAAATACCACTTGCGCTTAATGAGAATGCTATTGATTTGCTCACTTTTTCAGGGCATAAATTTCATGCTCTACGTGGAACCGGAATACTTTTTAAACGGAAAAATGTGCATTTGCATTCAGAAATTCTTGGTGGTGGGCAGGAAATGGGCTACCGCAGTGGAACAGAAAATTTAGCTGGGAATGTTGCGCTTGCAAAAGCATTACGACTAACGCTCGAAAATGAGCCACGAAAAGAAGCATTAATCGAGATTCGCGATTACTTACTAACGGAAATTGCGCAAATGCCTGATATGACAGTTCATACAAAGCAAAGTGTCGCGGCTCCACATATCGTTTGTTTTTCGGCAAAAGGGCATCGTGGGGAAATTTTGGTACATGCTTTAGAAAAAGAAGATATTTACATTTCCACAACTAGTGCGTGTTCTTCTAAGCAGAAGCTAGCAAGCAGCACATTAAAAGCGATGGGTGTGACGGACGAAGAAGCAACAGGAGCTGTACGCGTTAGTTTATCGTATGAAAATCGTTTATCCGAAGCGAAAATTTTTATTCAAAAACTGCAAGAAATCATTGAAAATCTAAATAAAGTGGTGAAATAA
- the ezrA gene encoding septation ring formation regulator EzrA, with the protein MYYMLIGFIIVVIAVIGAGYILKRKHYQRINELEEKKIKLRERPVIDELSKVKKLKLTGQTEALFESWRSSWDEIETRLFPDLEEVLLEAEMNTDRYKFRSATNAENDIEQMLVVIEKQMDQILGGLKELLISEEKNAKESRATKEKFAELRREVLTRGFKLGETLPYVEAKLNELSESLNSYDSLTDQGDHLEAREIVIVVQKEMQVIEAQMERIPSLLHETDTILPEEMNKLRAGYEEMVRKGYYLAQMELDKEISRMKNQIDKMKKNVINLDLDEAEQGVEELHNEIDLFYDTLEHEAEARHFVKENHSPTSDKLQRQNAVSDALAEQITEVKQTYHVAEDDLAVYLKTSAKLSEAKENFEQLTTLIASGEIAYSAAQDTLKEIDAALITISAEQDKFAEELRSLRKDELEARDDAERMRRAIITLDRKMERERLPGLPEEYLSLREHMGESIDTLEKRLEEKPLNMKAVSQDWRIAEEDLIHLTEKAEEMMENVRLVEHVIQYANRYRLRNKELADELVQAENHFYNDYQYKKALEIAVTALEKVETGAFKKVEKAYASKVSVDDIE; encoded by the coding sequence ATGTACTACATGTTAATCGGCTTTATTATCGTAGTTATTGCAGTCATTGGTGCAGGCTACATATTAAAAAGAAAACATTACCAAAGAATAAACGAGTTAGAAGAGAAAAAGATTAAACTCAGAGAGCGGCCGGTTATTGATGAACTTTCAAAAGTGAAAAAATTAAAACTAACAGGTCAAACAGAAGCGCTTTTTGAATCATGGCGTTCCTCATGGGATGAAATTGAAACAAGACTATTTCCTGATTTAGAAGAAGTATTATTAGAAGCAGAGATGAACACGGACCGTTATAAATTCCGTTCTGCGACAAACGCTGAAAATGATATTGAGCAAATGCTCGTTGTGATTGAAAAGCAAATGGATCAAATTCTTGGTGGACTGAAAGAACTACTTATTAGTGAAGAAAAAAATGCGAAAGAAAGCCGTGCCACGAAAGAAAAATTTGCGGAGTTACGCCGAGAAGTTTTAACAAGAGGATTTAAGCTTGGAGAAACGTTACCGTATGTAGAAGCAAAACTAAATGAACTGTCAGAAAGCTTAAATAGCTATGATTCATTAACGGACCAAGGTGATCATTTAGAAGCACGCGAAATCGTTATTGTAGTTCAAAAAGAAATGCAAGTCATTGAGGCGCAAATGGAACGAATTCCGTCCTTATTGCACGAAACAGATACTATTTTGCCAGAAGAAATGAATAAACTTCGTGCTGGTTATGAAGAAATGGTCCGAAAAGGTTATTATTTAGCCCAAATGGAGTTAGATAAAGAGATTTCTCGCATGAAAAATCAAATTGATAAAATGAAAAAAAATGTAATTAATCTTGATTTAGATGAAGCGGAACAAGGAGTAGAAGAATTACATAATGAAATCGATTTGTTTTATGATACGCTTGAGCACGAAGCAGAAGCACGTCATTTCGTGAAAGAAAATCATAGCCCAACTTCTGACAAATTACAACGCCAAAATGCCGTTTCAGATGCGCTTGCTGAGCAAATTACAGAAGTAAAACAAACGTATCATGTTGCAGAAGATGATTTGGCAGTTTATTTAAAAACGAGCGCTAAATTAAGTGAAGCCAAAGAAAACTTTGAACAATTGACCACTTTAATTGCTAGTGGAGAGATTGCTTACTCGGCAGCTCAAGATACACTGAAAGAAATTGATGCAGCACTTATTACAATTAGTGCTGAACAAGACAAATTTGCTGAAGAATTACGTTCCTTGCGTAAAGACGAACTAGAAGCACGTGACGATGCAGAGCGGATGCGTCGGGCAATTATTACACTGGATCGCAAAATGGAACGAGAGCGTTTGCCAGGTCTTCCAGAAGAGTATTTGTCGCTTCGAGAGCATATGGGTGAATCCATTGATACACTTGAGAAACGTTTAGAAGAAAAACCGCTAAACATGAAAGCAGTGAGCCAAGATTGGCGTATTGCAGAAGAAGATTTAATCCATTTAACTGAAAAAGCGGAAGAAATGATGGAGAATGTTCGACTCGTGGAACATGTTATCCAATATGCAAACCGCTATCGTTTGCGCAATAAAGAACTCGCAGATGAGCTTGTGCAAGCTGAGAACCATTTCTATAATGACTATCAGTATAAAAAAGCCTTAGAAATTGCTGTAACTGCATTAGAAAAAGTGGAAACAGGCGCATTTAAAAAAGTCGAGAAAGCCTATGCATCTAAAGTAAGCGTCGATGATATTGAATAA
- a CDS encoding GAF domain-containing protein — protein sequence MIEIQKMTGSKEENYGLALKQVQAMIHCEPNLIANLSNVSSILNQALSDINWVGFYLLEKETNQLVLGPFQGLPACIRIPLGKGVCGSAAADQKTYIVENVHDFPGHIACDAASNSEIVLPIVKNNQLLGVLDIDSPLFNRFDEVDQLWLEKIRDAIVQEIN from the coding sequence ATGATTGAAATCCAAAAAATGACTGGATCAAAAGAAGAAAATTACGGGCTTGCGTTAAAACAAGTGCAAGCAATGATTCACTGCGAACCAAATTTAATTGCGAACTTAAGCAATGTTTCTTCTATATTAAATCAAGCACTATCTGATATTAATTGGGTTGGGTTTTATTTACTTGAAAAAGAAACAAATCAACTTGTACTTGGCCCATTCCAAGGTCTTCCTGCATGTATTCGCATTCCACTTGGCAAAGGTGTGTGCGGTTCTGCTGCCGCTGACCAAAAAACATATATAGTAGAAAATGTGCACGATTTCCCTGGTCATATCGCATGTGATGCGGCATCTAACTCCGAAATCGTTCTGCCAATTGTAAAAAATAATCAGTTGCTTGGCGTGCTTGATATTGATAGTCCCCTTTTTAATCGTTTTGATGAAGTGGATCAGTTGTGGCTAGAAAAAATCCGTGATGCAATCGTTCAAGAAATCAATTGA
- the rpsD gene encoding 30S ribosomal protein S4, with product MARYTGPSWKVSRRLGISLSGTGKELERRPYAPGQHGPTQRKKISEYGLQQAEKQKLRHMYGLTERQFKNTFNKAGKLQGKHGENFMILLEQRLDNIVYRLGLARTRRAARQLVNHGHITVDGKRVDIPSYQVSVGQVISVREKSAKNSAIAESLEVSSFVPEYVTFDAEKLTGSLNRLPERSELAAEINEAFIVEFYSR from the coding sequence ATGGCTCGTTATACAGGTCCAAGCTGGAAAGTTTCCCGTCGTTTAGGAATTTCACTTTCTGGAACAGGTAAAGAATTAGAGCGTCGTCCGTATGCTCCAGGTCAACACGGCCCAACTCAACGTAAAAAAATCTCAGAATATGGTTTGCAACAAGCTGAAAAGCAAAAATTGCGTCATATGTATGGATTAACTGAACGTCAATTCAAAAACACGTTCAACAAAGCTGGTAAATTACAAGGTAAACATGGTGAGAACTTCATGATCTTACTAGAACAACGCCTTGATAACATCGTTTACCGTCTTGGTCTTGCTCGCACTCGTCGTGCAGCTCGTCAATTAGTAAACCATGGCCACATCACTGTAGATGGCAAACGCGTAGATATCCCTTCTTACCAAGTATCTGTTGGTCAAGTGATCTCTGTTCGTGAAAAATCTGCTAAAAACTCTGCAATCGCTGAAAGCTTAGAAGTTTCAAGCTTCGTGCCTGAATACGTAACTTTCGATGCAGAAAAACTAACTGGTTCTCTTAACCGTCTACCAGAACGTTCTGAACTTGCTGCTGAAATCAACGAAGCATTTATCGTAGAATTCTACAGCCGTTAA